A region of Desulfovibrio sp. TomC DNA encodes the following proteins:
- a CDS encoding ankyrin repeat domain-containing protein yields the protein MSDLSPCLSCAVDYLTFLVRYPSFDALYWDCRYGFWAVPVALLVGWPRQGRSLVRCLGRAFVAAMALLVPLNLYRGFPVPACEGLIALTGLTGLLAALTCSLARLACRRPVATAALVVVVPLAGVAWSVFTLAGDFARWPAHLLGAPMTSLEQAVNRGDLARAAELAAAGALAAPRAPHAVPYAVQAVTGWGDPVNTLRLLGAWGADLDAAARGGTALMAAVRLGDIRIVRFLLEAGVAPNRQDAAGRTALHSLQPVHPEPLDKTVLDRDDPAAIARLLLAYGADPAILDQGGKTPAGAARDRGLAAAAAVLEAAPPPAAAP from the coding sequence ATGTCCGACCTCTCCCCCTGCCTGTCCTGCGCCGTCGATTATCTGACCTTTCTGGTCCGGTATCCGTCCTTTGACGCCCTGTATTGGGATTGCCGCTACGGCTTTTGGGCTGTGCCTGTGGCCTTGCTGGTCGGCTGGCCGCGCCAGGGCCGCTCCTTGGTCCGCTGCCTGGGCCGGGCTTTTGTTGCCGCCATGGCCCTGCTCGTGCCGCTCAACCTGTACCGGGGGTTTCCGGTCCCGGCCTGTGAGGGGCTCATTGCCCTGACCGGGCTGACCGGTCTTTTGGCCGCACTCACCTGCTCTCTGGCCCGGCTGGCCTGCCGCCGGCCTGTTGCCACGGCGGCCCTGGTCGTGGTCGTGCCGCTGGCCGGGGTGGCCTGGAGCGTATTCACCCTGGCCGGGGATTTCGCCCGCTGGCCTGCCCATCTGCTCGGAGCGCCCATGACCAGCCTGGAGCAGGCCGTCAATCGGGGCGATCTGGCCCGGGCGGCCGAACTGGCGGCGGCCGGAGCATTGGCCGCCCCGCGCGCGCCCCACGCCGTCCCCTATGCCGTCCAGGCCGTCACAGGCTGGGGCGATCCGGTCAACACGCTGCGATTGCTTGGTGCCTGGGGTGCCGATCTGGACGCGGCGGCTCGCGGCGGCACGGCCCTTATGGCGGCGGTTCGGCTGGGGGATATCCGGATTGTGCGGTTTTTGCTGGAAGCCGGCGTTGCTCCAAACCGCCAGGACGCCGCAGGCCGCACCGCCCTGCACAGCCTGCAACCAGTCCACCCGGAGCCGCTCGACAAGACCGTGCTCGACCGGGACGATCCGGCGGCCATTGCCCGGCTGCTTTTGGCCTACGGAGCCGATCCGGCCATCCTTGACCAGGGGGGCAAAACTCCGGCCGGGGCCGCCCGCGACCGGGGCCTTGCCGCTGCGGCAGCGGTCCTGGAGGCGGCCCCGCCCCCGGCCGCAGCACCATGA
- a CDS encoding tetratricopeptide repeat protein: MRQGHKASGRARHDTVETLYAKALTLHKRGQSEQAAPLYRKILSKNASHDGALHLLGLCALEGGDPEKAVGLIGRAIAVRPDYAEALFDHGRACLALGRIEEAARDFSRATACSPQYAEPRHALGLLHLETGNPEAALQCFYGTLAIVPDDPTLWLHTAWALKSLERPEDAIKACTRAVEFGPDTVPARLELAELLIEAGRTDAAAEHLQAVPQSAWQSFLCGRAALAGQDIPAAERHFRRCLELDPEDAFGAVAQLALLGLEPAPERAPLAWVRRVYDGQARLWDQSAAGERGYAAPELLAAALAEVPGERSGLAVLDAGCGSGLCAPMLRPMATRLDGVDLSPAMLELARAKGLYDRLVCGDVAEFLGGGREEYDLILGAAVFIYIGELAPILAAAFAALRPGGLLALTLFPGTGQAYSLTPAAYYLHDIDAVIDRAGQAGFTLAARHLGVHEYRDDAPVTGCALVFGKPA, encoded by the coding sequence ATGCGACAGGGTCACAAGGCATCCGGGCGCGCCCGCCACGATACGGTTGAGACGCTTTACGCCAAGGCGCTCACCCTTCACAAACGGGGCCAAAGCGAGCAGGCCGCCCCGCTGTACCGCAAAATTTTATCGAAAAACGCCAGCCACGACGGCGCGCTGCATCTCCTTGGCCTGTGCGCCCTGGAGGGCGGCGACCCGGAAAAGGCCGTCGGACTGATCGGCCGGGCCATTGCCGTGCGCCCGGATTATGCCGAGGCCCTGTTCGACCATGGCCGGGCCTGTCTGGCCTTGGGCCGCATCGAAGAGGCTGCCCGCGATTTCAGCCGCGCGACAGCGTGTTCGCCGCAATACGCCGAACCCCGGCACGCCCTGGGCCTGCTCCACCTGGAGACGGGCAACCCGGAAGCGGCCCTCCAGTGTTTCTACGGAACCCTGGCCATTGTGCCGGACGATCCGACCCTGTGGCTGCACACGGCCTGGGCGCTCAAATCCCTGGAGCGTCCCGAGGACGCCATCAAGGCCTGCACCCGGGCCGTGGAATTCGGGCCGGACACGGTCCCGGCCCGGTTGGAGCTGGCCGAGCTGCTCATCGAGGCCGGCCGGACGGACGCGGCGGCCGAACACCTGCAGGCGGTGCCGCAGTCGGCCTGGCAGTCCTTCCTCTGCGGCCGGGCGGCCCTGGCCGGGCAGGATATCCCGGCCGCCGAAAGGCATTTCCGGCGCTGCCTGGAGCTTGATCCCGAAGATGCCTTTGGCGCGGTAGCCCAGCTTGCCCTCCTTGGCCTGGAGCCGGCCCCGGAGCGCGCCCCCCTGGCCTGGGTGCGCCGGGTCTACGACGGGCAGGCCCGGCTCTGGGACCAGAGCGCTGCCGGGGAACGCGGCTACGCGGCCCCGGAGTTGCTGGCTGCGGCCCTGGCCGAGGTGCCGGGCGAACGCTCGGGGCTGGCGGTGCTCGACGCCGGCTGCGGCAGCGGCCTGTGCGCCCCCATGCTGCGCCCGATGGCCACGCGCCTGGACGGGGTGGACCTGTCCCCGGCCATGCTGGAGCTGGCCCGAGCCAAGGGCCTCTACGACCGCCTGGTCTGCGGCGACGTCGCGGAGTTTCTGGGCGGCGGCCGGGAGGAATACGACCTGATCCTGGGGGCGGCGGTGTTTATTTACATCGGCGAACTGGCCCCGATCCTGGCTGCGGCCTTTGCCGCCCTGCGCCCGGGCGGCCTGCTTGCCTTGACGCTCTTTCCCGGAACCGGGCAGGCCTACAGCCTGACGCCGGCCGCCTATTACCTGCACGACATCGACGCGGTCATCGACCGGGCCGGACAGGCCGGCTTCACCCTGGCGGCGCGCCATTTGGGCGTGCATGAATACCGCGATGACGCGCCCGTGACCGGCTGCGCCCTGGTCTTTGGCAAACCCGCTTAA
- a CDS encoding PH domain-containing protein: MEWGQVFPLAPAAFKTGWLTALFGGMLILWVGLFFFLSHMINGAAAAEIALRQGMLTARGGFYGRDIPLGQVDVAGAMRLNLGAGGPKGLKWRTNGVGLPGLAAGWYRLVDGEKALVFVTDKARAVYVPTRLGYALVVSPADPDGFLSALRQAEPSPTAAPGD, encoded by the coding sequence ATGGAATGGGGGCAGGTCTTTCCGCTGGCGCCGGCGGCGTTCAAAACCGGTTGGCTGACGGCGCTCTTTGGCGGGATGCTCATCCTGTGGGTGGGGCTTTTTTTCTTTCTTTCCCACATGATAAACGGCGCTGCCGCCGCCGAGATTGCGCTGCGCCAGGGGATGCTGACCGCCCGGGGCGGGTTCTACGGCCGCGACATCCCGCTGGGCCAGGTGGACGTGGCCGGGGCCATGCGCCTCAATCTTGGGGCGGGTGGCCCCAAGGGCCTCAAATGGCGCACCAACGGCGTCGGGCTGCCGGGCTTGGCCGCCGGCTGGTACCGGCTCGTCGACGGGGAAAAGGCGCTGGTCTTCGTGACGGACAAGGCCCGGGCGGTCTATGTGCCCACCCGCCTGGGCTATGCCCTGGTCGTCAGCCCGGCCGACCCGGATGGATTCTTAAGCGCCCTGCGCCAGGCCGAACCAAGCCCGACAGCGGCCCCTGGCGATTAA
- a CDS encoding DUF4198 domain-containing protein: MNKLTTATLCAGALVLALVGVATAHETVIKPGAASTVPGKAVPFGVHSAHVFIESEELETPADVQAFVFVDGKAVPVSLAADQKALTFTGEATFAKPGTGIILVNRLPQVWSLTPEGMKKGTKKELPGATRSNLYEKFAKALVAVGDQTAGFDTVVGQRLELVPLTDPATVAVGQDLAVKVLYDGQPTPATVLATYDGFTKNPNTYAYYTETDDTGAAKVRITHPGLWLVRTEMKGAPADGAVDQEVLRSTLTFFVK, translated from the coding sequence ATGAATAAATTGACGACGGCTACGCTGTGCGCCGGGGCGCTGGTCCTGGCCCTGGTCGGAGTGGCGACGGCTCATGAAACCGTGATCAAGCCCGGGGCGGCGTCGACTGTTCCTGGCAAGGCGGTGCCATTTGGGGTGCATTCGGCCCATGTGTTCATTGAAAGCGAGGAGTTGGAAACGCCGGCGGATGTCCAGGCGTTTGTCTTTGTCGATGGCAAGGCCGTCCCGGTGTCGTTGGCGGCCGATCAAAAGGCATTGACCTTTACTGGTGAGGCGACCTTTGCCAAGCCTGGAACCGGGATTATCCTGGTCAACCGGCTGCCGCAGGTCTGGAGCCTGACGCCGGAGGGCATGAAGAAAGGAACGAAAAAAGAATTGCCGGGCGCGACCAGGAGCAATCTGTACGAGAAATTTGCCAAAGCCCTGGTGGCGGTTGGCGACCAGACGGCCGGGTTCGACACGGTGGTCGGCCAGCGTCTGGAACTGGTGCCTCTGACCGATCCGGCCACGGTGGCGGTCGGGCAGGACCTGGCCGTCAAGGTGCTCTACGACGGTCAGCCGACCCCGGCCACAGTGCTCGCCACCTATGACGGCTTCACCAAGAACCCCAACACCTACGCCTATTACACCGAGACCGACGATACCGGGGCGGCCAAGGTGCGCATCACGCATCCGGGATTGTGGCTGGTGCGCACCGAGATGAAAGGCGCGCCGGCTGATGGGGCGGTCGATCAGGAAGTGTTGCGTTCGACCCTGACCTTTTTTGTGAAGTAA
- a CDS encoding DMT family transporter, translating into MNWFFLSLVTATTQAVKDTFLKSAMGRTDPTLAMLLYSSVAAAFLWVFAIGSPEVVFAPAFWPLLLIGGAFGGITFWLYGLALNRGDLSLALPMLAFTPLFLLITSPLTLDEFPRPGGLVGIALVAVGAYVLNLRERRHGIFGPIKALVTNTGTRLMLLVAVVWSIGANLDKLGLQASSPAVWAASIYTASALALIPFAARRLRRSVGELPGFPFAIATAGLLEGIGLFCQMHALPLTQVSYVIAVKRLSIILGVLLGAVVFHEQDLAHRLPGAAVMVVGVFFIAVFG; encoded by the coding sequence ATGAACTGGTTTTTTCTGTCTCTGGTTACGGCCACGACCCAGGCGGTCAAAGACACCTTCCTCAAATCGGCCATGGGCCGCACCGACCCCACCCTGGCCATGCTCCTCTACAGTTCCGTGGCGGCCGCCTTTTTATGGGTCTTTGCCATAGGCTCGCCCGAGGTCGTTTTCGCCCCGGCCTTCTGGCCGCTGCTCCTTATTGGCGGCGCGTTTGGCGGCATCACCTTCTGGTTGTACGGGCTGGCCCTAAACCGCGGCGACCTGTCCCTGGCCCTGCCCATGCTGGCCTTTACCCCGCTGTTTCTGCTCATCACCTCGCCGCTGACCCTGGACGAATTTCCCCGCCCCGGCGGCCTGGTCGGCATTGCCCTGGTTGCGGTCGGGGCCTACGTGCTCAATCTGCGCGAACGCCGCCACGGCATTTTCGGGCCGATCAAGGCCCTGGTGACCAATACCGGCACGCGCCTGATGCTGCTTGTGGCCGTGGTCTGGAGCATCGGGGCCAATCTCGACAAGCTTGGCCTGCAGGCCTCCTCTCCGGCTGTGTGGGCCGCCAGCATCTATACCGCCAGCGCCCTGGCCCTCATTCCTTTTGCCGCCAGGCGGCTGCGCCGGTCTGTGGGCGAACTGCCCGGTTTCCCCTTTGCCATAGCCACGGCCGGGCTGCTGGAGGGAATCGGGCTTTTTTGCCAGATGCACGCCCTGCCGCTGACCCAGGTGTCCTACGTCATCGCCGTCAAGCGCCTGAGCATCATCCTGGGCGTGCTCCTTGGCGCAGTGGTTTTTCACGAACAAGATCTGGCCCACCGCCTGCCCGGCGCAGCCGTCATGGTCGTGGGCGTTTTCTTTATTGCCGTTTTCGGATAA
- a CDS encoding phenylacetate--CoA ligase family protein, whose translation MTAHRFLPHLTPESLAEKQAAGLNWTCRHAFAGNPVYRERLASVGYEPGQTLTLDDLTRLPVTTVEDLRQGYPLPLLSVPEEKVVRIHASSGTTGKRKILAYTQRDIDVWKEMFARCYELAGLTTLDRVQIAVGYGLWTAGAGFQLGCEHFGAMALPVGPGNMEIHLQLLEDMGATCLCSTASMALLLAEEVHKRDLRKRIKLKKVIFGAETHTDKMRRRFEKWLDIEESFDITGMTELYGPGAGLECSAHDGIHYWADMFILEVLDPVTLAPVAPGEVGEMVVTSLCKEAAPLIRYRTRDLTRLMPDPCPCGLTLPRHDRILGRSDDMFVFRGVNIYPGQIASVLSTFKDVDSEFQIRLVRRDGRDQMVVRVERKPDVNPEQDQNLSEAISIEMRKHLFVRGWIDILAPGALPRSFGKTRRVIDDRNGIEEE comes from the coding sequence ATGACCGCACACCGTTTTTTACCGCACCTGACCCCGGAATCCCTGGCCGAAAAACAGGCCGCCGGACTCAACTGGACCTGCCGCCACGCCTTTGCCGGCAACCCCGTCTATCGGGAACGGCTGGCGTCGGTTGGGTACGAGCCGGGCCAGACCCTGACCCTGGACGACCTGACCCGGCTGCCGGTCACCACCGTCGAGGACCTGCGCCAGGGCTATCCGCTGCCGCTGTTGTCCGTTCCCGAGGAGAAGGTCGTTCGCATCCACGCCTCTTCCGGCACCACGGGCAAGCGCAAGATCCTGGCCTATACCCAGCGCGACATCGACGTCTGGAAGGAGATGTTCGCTCGCTGCTACGAGCTGGCCGGGCTGACGACGCTCGACCGGGTGCAGATCGCCGTGGGCTACGGCCTGTGGACGGCCGGGGCCGGCTTTCAGCTCGGCTGCGAGCATTTCGGGGCCATGGCCCTGCCGGTCGGGCCGGGCAACATGGAGATTCATCTCCAACTGCTGGAAGACATGGGCGCGACCTGTCTGTGCTCCACGGCCTCCATGGCGCTCCTTTTGGCCGAAGAGGTCCACAAGCGCGATCTGCGCAAGCGCATCAAGCTCAAAAAGGTCATTTTCGGGGCCGAGACCCACACCGACAAGATGCGCCGGCGCTTTGAGAAGTGGCTCGACATCGAGGAGAGCTTTGACATCACCGGCATGACCGAACTCTACGGTCCCGGCGCGGGTCTGGAATGCTCGGCCCACGACGGCATCCACTATTGGGCCGATATGTTCATCCTGGAGGTGCTTGATCCGGTGACGCTGGCCCCGGTGGCTCCCGGGGAAGTCGGCGAAATGGTGGTGACCTCGCTTTGCAAGGAGGCCGCGCCGCTTATCCGCTACCGCACCCGCGACCTGACCCGCCTTATGCCCGATCCCTGCCCCTGCGGCCTGACCCTGCCGCGCCACGACCGGATTCTCGGGCGCTCCGACGACATGTTCGTCTTTCGCGGGGTCAATATCTATCCCGGCCAGATCGCCAGTGTCTTGTCGACCTTTAAGGACGTGGACAGCGAATTCCAGATCCGCCTCGTGCGCCGCGACGGCCGCGACCAGATGGTGGTGCGGGTGGAGCGCAAGCCGGACGTGAACCCGGAGCAGGACCAAAACCTGTCCGAGGCCATTTCCATCGAGATGCGCAAGCACCTCTTCGTGCGCGGCTGGATCGACATCCTGGCCCCGGGCGCGCTGCCCCGCAGCTTCGGCAAGACCCGGCGGGTCATCGACGACCGCAACGGCATCGAGGAAGAGTAA
- a CDS encoding carboxypeptidase-like regulatory domain-containing protein — MFRMLVVLTLAAAATVWHPVAAAAHGVGSREADPGVARAMVFLYADGDPMAFAQVQVTGPDGAVYQSARTDGRGGFAFLPSGRGLWQVAASDGQGHRAVRNVTVELGAEKADGTGPVGARGGPSATLAAGVAGAGAAGALGTSAGIGPGWRDVALGLSLLANLALGARWWRRRASCSPY; from the coding sequence ATGTTCCGGATGCTTGTGGTGTTGACGTTGGCGGCGGCGGCGACTGTCTGGCACCCGGTTGCTGCGGCCGCCCATGGCGTCGGCTCACGCGAGGCGGACCCGGGTGTGGCCCGGGCCATGGTGTTTCTCTACGCCGATGGGGACCCCATGGCTTTTGCCCAGGTCCAGGTGACCGGCCCGGATGGGGCGGTCTACCAGAGCGCCCGTACCGACGGTCGGGGAGGCTTTGCCTTCCTGCCGTCGGGGCGTGGCCTGTGGCAGGTGGCCGCTTCCGACGGCCAGGGGCATCGGGCCGTGCGGAACGTGACGGTGGAGCTTGGGGCCGAGAAGGCCGACGGGACCGGGCCGGTTGGGGCGCGGGGAGGGCCATCGGCGACTTTGGCTGCGGGCGTGGCCGGGGCTGGCGCGGCGGGCGCGTTGGGGACGAGTGCCGGCATCGGTCCGGGCTGGCGGGATGTCGCCCTGGGCCTCAGTCTGTTGGCCAATCTGGCCCTCGGGGCGAGGTGGTGGCGACGCCGGGCGTCCTGTTCTCCTTATTAG
- a CDS encoding precorrin-8X methylmutase, which yields MPETTRILPITAPEAIEAASLAIIDAEVPEPRPFSGPHWAIVRRLIHTTADFELPSLVRFSDGAVEAGLTALDQGATIITDTEMARCAIPPRRLEPFGCTVRCFMNEPAVVAAAKAANSTRAALAVDFALDLPGPLIFVIGNAPTALLRLLKRIDGGTPAPALVIGMPVGFVNAAESKALLQTRADFPWITIKGRKGGSALAGATVNALAILLREAGEEKA from the coding sequence ATGCCCGAAACAACCCGCATCCTGCCCATTACCGCCCCGGAAGCCATAGAAGCCGCATCCCTGGCCATCATCGATGCCGAGGTCCCAGAGCCGCGGCCCTTTTCCGGCCCCCACTGGGCCATCGTGCGCCGGCTCATCCACACCACCGCCGACTTTGAACTGCCAAGCCTCGTGCGGTTTTCCGACGGCGCGGTCGAAGCCGGCCTGACCGCCCTGGACCAGGGGGCGACGATCATCACCGACACTGAAATGGCCCGCTGCGCCATCCCGCCGCGCCGTCTGGAACCCTTTGGCTGCACCGTGCGCTGCTTCATGAACGAACCGGCTGTCGTAGCGGCCGCCAAGGCCGCCAATTCCACCCGGGCCGCCCTGGCCGTGGACTTCGCCCTGGATCTGCCGGGACCGCTCATTTTCGTCATCGGCAATGCCCCGACCGCGCTTCTGCGCCTCCTAAAGCGCATCGACGGCGGCACGCCGGCCCCGGCCCTGGTCATCGGGATGCCCGTCGGCTTCGTCAATGCCGCCGAATCCAAGGCCCTGCTCCAGACCCGGGCGGATTTCCCCTGGATCACCATCAAAGGGCGCAAAGGCGGCTCGGCCCTGGCCGGGGCCACGGTCAATGCCTTGGCTATTTTGTTGCGTGAGGCGGGGGAAGAGAAGGCCTGA